Proteins encoded in a region of the Mycolicibacterium neoaurum genome:
- a CDS encoding PaaI family thioesterase, which produces MRYPTAISQLLGFRVVGVDVGHAVLEVDADTSLHGNQQGTVHGGFLVELADAAIGTAQSTTISPGESFTSIDVHATFLRPMWSGRLTATAFATHTGRTVSHFQCDIARVDGKRVATVTSAVMTLRGDQARGR; this is translated from the coding sequence CTGCGCTATCCGACGGCCATCTCGCAGCTGCTCGGTTTCCGGGTCGTCGGCGTCGATGTCGGACACGCGGTGCTCGAGGTGGACGCCGACACGTCGCTGCACGGCAATCAACAGGGCACCGTGCACGGCGGGTTCCTGGTGGAGTTGGCGGATGCGGCCATCGGGACAGCGCAATCCACCACGATCTCGCCGGGTGAGTCGTTCACCAGCATCGACGTACACGCCACGTTTCTGCGTCCGATGTGGAGCGGTCGGTTGACCGCCACCGCATTCGCCACGCATACCGGCCGCACGGTCAGCCATTTCCAGTGCGATATCGCCAGGGTCGACGGCAAGCGGGTGGCGACGGTGACCAGCGCCGTCATGACGCTGCGCGGTGATCAGGCGCGGGGTCGGTAG
- the rpsT gene encoding 30S ribosomal protein S20, with protein sequence MANIKSQEKRIKTNERRRLRNQSVKSSLRTAVRGLREAIEAGEKDKAGELLVSTNRQLDKAASKGVIHKNQAANKKSALTLAVNKL encoded by the coding sequence GTGGCCAACATCAAGTCGCAGGAAAAGCGCATCAAGACCAACGAGCGCCGTCGTCTGCGCAACCAGTCGGTCAAGTCGTCGCTGCGTACGGCTGTCCGCGGTCTCCGTGAGGCCATCGAGGCCGGCGAGAAGGACAAGGCGGGCGAGCTGCTGGTGTCGACCAACCGTCAGCTGGACAAGGCAGCCAGCAAGGGTGTCATCCACAAGAACCAGGCCGCCAACAAGAAGTCGGCGCTGACGCTGGCCGTCAACAAGCTCTGA